The following coding sequences are from one Neurospora crassa OR74A linkage group I, whole genome shotgun sequence window:
- a CDS encoding Frp1, giving the protein MDSLHITEFGSERYLDKINRPQTSITPPPSTAAPSSQFLLPFRGACPPEAEDATIRASELKRTEKKGFLSFRKFHAKATSSSNSLDQGERRFLATEQLPRQSTSFDRQFHFLPTELQVEIIASLPLSDILNLRLASRSLHALISLNEAPIARHHLDNHVPAYAKRLYPPPAPSALNLHYLCGIWHRLHVAAKLSYLMCEWISRELFLRNTEEKKKAFAPQRERMRRRLIPLLFTIFHFFEIYREHHLKYLAENDGRGLLREPYTINPIEAQIMSLYDDKTLLRVHEVFPLVISSFCRRLRPPSYVGLVERSIRGYLRDKPPDEVHVAILCIGGLREVERIWEVKGYNTRRAAVDNWYTSITRDTAEQEPKKKRGMLGLKRKKSSFGMGKNSLGDAVVANARVFGEASLAARDPMSDLVFNTSLSTGRPMGPLARDQLKLLLSDLPILQKIFLETAEALILERKIVERASDIKRNAQIFTDLICEDRLEEEDQWWYGTVAPESVRPNLEAIEEDVLE; this is encoded by the coding sequence ATGGATTCTCTACACATCACCGAGTTTGGTTCGGAGCGATATCTGGACAAGATTAATCGGCCGCAGACAAGCATTACGCCACCACCTTCCACTGCCGCGCCGTCCTCAcagttccttcttcctttcagAGGTGCCTGCCCTCCCGAAGCCGAAGATGCAACAATCAGGGCTAGCGAGCTGAAGCGTACCGAGAAGAAAGGCTTTCTCAGTTTTCGAAAGTTTCATGCCAAGGCGACATCGAGCTCTAACTCGTTGGATCAAGGCGAACGTCGCTTCTTGGCCACAGAGCAGTTGCCCCGGCAGAGCACCTCATTCGATCGACAATTCCACTTTTTGCCTACCGAGCTGCAAGTCGAGATCATTGCCTCACTCCCACTCTCTGACATTCTCAACTTACGACTGGCATCGCGGTCGCTACATGCTTTGATATCGCTCAATGAAGCCCCCATCGCACGCCATCATCTCGATAACCATGTTCCAGCTTATGCCAAACGACTATACCCGCCCCCTGCACCATCGGCCCTGAATCTTCACTATCTTTGCGGAATATGGCACAGGCTTCATGTGGCTGCTAAGCTATCTTATTTGATGTGTGAGTGGATATCGCGGGAGCTCTTCCTTCGAAACactgaagaaaagaaaaaggcatTTGCGCCTCAAAGGGAACGGATGCGAAGACGCCTGATCCCCCTGCTATTCACCATCTTTCATTTTTTCGAGATCTATCGAGAGCACCACCTAAAATATCTCGCCGAAAATGACGGCAGGGGCCTTCTCCGAGAACCCTACACGATTAACCCTATAGAGGCCCAAATTATGAGTTTGTATGATGACAAGACCTTGCTTCGAGTACATGAGGTATTTCCTTTGgttatatcctccttctgccGGCGCCTTCGTCCGCCGTCGTATGTCGGCCTAGTTGAAAGGTCGATCAGGGGTTATTTGAGGGACAAGCCGCCGGATGAGGTGCATGTTGCAATCCTGTGCATTGGGGGCCTCAGAGAGGTGGAAAGGATATGGGAGGTGAAAGGATACAATACAAGACGGGCGGCCGTGGATAACTGGTATACCTCCATCACACGCGACACGGCCGAGCAAGAACCCAAGAAGAAACGGGGCATGCTGGGGTTGAAACGCAAGAAGTCCTCCTTCGGTATGGGAAAGAATTCGTTAGGAGACGCGGTGGTGGCCAATGCTCGGGTTTTCGGAGAAGCCAGTTTGGCGGCCAGAGATCCGATGAGCGATCTCGTTTTCAACACTAGCCTATCCACTGGCAGGCCTATGGGGCCACTGGCCAGGGACCAGCTGAAGCTATTGCTTTCTGACCTCCCAATACTGCAAAAAATCTTTCTGGAAACCGCCGAGGCCCTGATCCTGGAACGGAAGATAGTTGAACGTGCTTCTGATATTAAGCGCAACGCTCAAATATTCACCGATCTGATCTGCGAAGACAGgcttgaagaggaagaccaGTGGTGGTATGGCACTGTTGCCCCCGAGTCTGTACGACCCAATCTTGAGGCCATCGAGGAGGATGTCCTAGAATGA